The following proteins come from a genomic window of Pseudochaenichthys georgianus chromosome 19, fPseGeo1.2, whole genome shotgun sequence:
- the LOC117464880 gene encoding leucine zipper putative tumor suppressor 2 homolog, with protein sequence MALVQALPLSAESHNQGLGGGHHRRHASGSSPPINTPPSALDSMGSVSSLIASRPGHYQDHRSVGELGARVRRATPGAACLGSESPPDSLLQHCIEKESSMMSIRDLESGNGNFTYLNEDFIGDWNDNRVTCGSPGSDAYETKGSGFNGNMGGPPPKLIPVSGKLEKNMEKAVLRPTAFKPVIPKSRTSMQYLSPRHSANTSESQNNLNLLSPSHTELSPSSSEKCSLHSRTRNSGSSHSCQLTDSGRNSLSSLPPYSGGYSQASGEASAGHLEPMKSAPPVGAHGHSNSDSGRSSSSKSTGSGSISCRGQPLSDSGSSGRSPGPVEGYEGVVRDLEDKLRERELELHQLRDNLDENEAAICQVYEEKQRRFELELEELRQGCATRMQVASQKAHRAQQVLQLQVYQLQQEKKKLQEDFAQLLKEREQLEERCTSYEHDKIQLGPRLEESKWEVCQKSGEISLLKQQLKEVQVELAQRVGEIVSMRGQLREARGELTNTQVLLQEAHGTTRTRTLELEVCENELQRHKSEAELLREKVGRLEGEMAHLRDALANQGPGNRQCQVFHEAEEHMLAYESDEAKAQRQSSSEALQSMKVQMDRMRAELAYERQRAEQQAGGFKEERRVWQEEKDKVIRYQKQLQQNYVQMYRRNRELEQHLQELSHELESREEDEGSGNEINFDEIAATEI encoded by the exons ATGGCCCTGGTTCAGGCTCTGCCCTTATCTGCTGAGTCCCACAACCAAGGCCTCGGTGGAGGACATCACAGGAGACACGCCTCCGGATCCTCACCCCCCATCAACACTCCCCCCTCCGCTCTGGATTCTATGGGTTCTGTCAGCAGCCTCATCGCCTCGCGCCCCGGACACTACCAGGACCACCGATCTGTGGGAGAGCTGGGAGCCAGGGTCCGGAGGGCCACGCCTGGTGCTGCCTGCCTGGGCTCTGAGTCGCCCCCAGACTCTTTACTACAGCACTGCATCGAGAAGGAAAGCTCCATGATGTCCATCAGGGATTTGGAGAGTGGGAATGGGAACTTCACATATCTGAATGAGGACTTTATAGGCGACTGGAATGACAACCGTGTGACATGTGGGAGTCCAGGAAGTGACGCATATGAGACTAAAGGATCAGGGTTCAATGGGAACATGGGGGGGCCTCCCCCTAAACTGATTCCTGTGTCAGGGAAACTCGAGAAG AACATGGAGAAAGCAGTGCTGCGGCCCACTGCCTTCAAACCTGTCATTCCCAAGAGCCGTACCTCCATGCAGTACCTCTCCCCTCGCCACTCTGCCAACACATCGGAGAGCCAGAACAACCTGAACCTGCTGAGCCCCTCACACACAGAGCTGTCTCCCTCCAGCTCGGAGAAATGCAGCTTGCACAGCAGGACCCGTAACAGCGGCAGCAGCCACTCCTGCCAGCTGACCGACTCTGGACGCAactccctctccagtctccccCCTTACAGCGGGGGCTACAGCCAGGCGTCAGGAGAGGCCTCTGCAGGCCACCTGGAGCCCATGAAGAGCGCTCCGCCTGTCGGTGCACACGGACACTCCAACTCCGACAGCGGCCGCTCGTCCTCCAGTAAGAGCACGGGCTCCGGCTCCATAAGCTGCCGGGGCCAGCCTCTGTCCGACAGCGGGTCCAGCGGGCGCTCCCCCGGCCCGGTGGAGGGGTACGAGGGGGTGGTGAGGGACCTGGAGGACAAGCTGAGGGAGAGGGAGCTGGAGCTGCATCAACTCAGAGACAACCTGGATGAGAATGAAGCTGCAATCTGCCAG GTTTACGAGGAGAAGCAGAGGCGCTTTGAGCTGGAGCTGGAGGAGCTGAGGCAGGGCTGTGCCACCAGGATGCAGGTCGCCTCGCAGAAGGCCCATCGTGCACAGCAGGTGCTGCAGCTGCAG GTTTATCAGCTGCAGCAGGAGAAGAAGAAGCTGCAGGAGGACTTTGCTCAGCTTCTGAAGGAGCGGGAGCAGCTGGAGGAGCGCTGCACCTCCTATGAGCATGATAAGATCCAGCTGGGGCCGCGACTGGAGGAGAGCAAGTGGGAG GTGTGTCAGAAGTCGGGGGAAATCTCGCTGCTGAAGCAGCAACTGaaggaggtgcaggtggagttgGCCCAGCGTGTGGGGGAGATCGTCTCCATGCGGGGTCAGCTCAGAGAGGCTCGTGGAGAACTGACCAACACCCAGGTCCTGCTCCAGGAGGCCCACGGCACCACCCGCACACGAACCCTGGAGCTGGAGGTGTGCGAGAACGAACTTCAGCGGCACAAGAGCGAAGCAGAGCTGCTCCGAGAGAAGGTGGGACGCCTTGAGGGAGAGATGGCTCACCTCAGAGATGCTCTGGCCAATCAGGGCCCAGGAAACAGACAGTGTCAAGTGTTCCACGAAGCAGAGGAACACATGCTCGCATACGAGAGTGATGAGGCGAAGGCCcagcggcagagcagcagcgaGGCCCTGCAGAGCATGAAGGTGCAGATGGACAGGATGAGGGCGGAGCTGGCCTACGAGCGGCAGCGGGCCGAGCAGCAGGCGGGGGGGTTCAAGGAGGAGCGCAGGGTATGGCAGGAGGAGAAGGACAAAGTTATCCGCTACCAGAAGCAGCTGCAGCAGAACTATGTGCAGATGTATCGCAGGAACAGAGAGCTGGAGCAGCACCTGCAGGAGCTCAGCCACGAACTGGAGagcagagaggaggacgagggcaGCGGCAATGAGATCAACTTTGATGAGATCGCCGCCACGGAAATTTAA